In the genome of Pseudomonas fluorescens, the window ATCGAGGATTGGGCCTCCAGCTTTGGCGGGATTGAAAAGTCGACCGCTGTATTTTCCCCTTGTGGTTGCTCCTTCATAAGGACTATTAAAAACAACGTAGATTGGCGGTAGACCGCTTTCAATCGGAAAGCAGTAAATGCAATCCCTGAAATCAGGCAATTCGACCGCGGGCAAGGTTTCAGGCTGCACAAGCAATGGCGACAGCGTAACTCCAGTGTATGTCGGTACTTGCGCAGGTCGGGCAGGCGAAGTTGTCGAACCGTTTCCCAAGTGAATAATTGGAAAACTGAGGATAATGGGCGGTGTATCGTTTGACGTGAAACTGTAGCTGCTGGTCGTTGGATCGAATGTCAATGCTCGTACTGGCACTTTTTCCGAGACGCTCCCTCCAGCCGGGGTTGCAACGAGTGTGTATTGGTTAAGGTCGCCATAAATCCGATAAGGAAGGTCAATGGTTCCTTCGGCAGCGGCGATTTCATTCAGGTTTGACGGCAGCTTTGGTAAAAAAGTGGTACCGGGTAGTTTGAGAGCTGTTTGAGGAAAGCGTTCGCCGTTAGCAAGAGCAGGTGAATAGAACAAGGCCCCGATCCCAACAGCAGTGGCCCGACTGATTAGTGCTTCCCCCAACCCTGCCAATAACCTAATGCCTCCCTGGATTCGCGCCCCGAAGGTCCAACCGTCGGCGAAATGGATGGCAATGGCACCCGCCACGGTTCCTGCCTCTTCGCCATGACCAATGGGCAACCTGTAGGTGTAGGCGACTTCGCCCCTTGCCAAGGCGCGATGGATTTCAGCGTCTGCAGTTGCGGAAGCGTCCTCCAAAATGCGAACGGCCTCGATAAGGATTCGTTTAACGTAGGCGGCAGTTAGCGACAACAGGAATTCTTCATAAAAACTTAGTCGTACTTCATCATCTCTTTCTGACTCCACATCACTTGCAAAAAACTCGGCAATTGTTTCTCTGTCTAGCGACAATGCGTCCACGCCAATATGCAATATTGCATCGTGCCAACTTCCGTGCATTGTGACCCTTTGCAAAAGCTCAACGATGATCACTTTCTTTTTTAAGGCAGCTTCCAGCGCATTTAACTCTTGGGAGTCAATGCCTGCGGCTATGCGTTTCTCTAGATAATCTCGAATATTCGGTGCACCACCCGAAAAACATTCGTTATCTGATCGTGCGCCGAAAGAAATATCGCCACTAATTGTTGGTATTCGTTTCTGGTTTTTTTGACGCCCTCAATACTATGCGGCGTAGTAACCGCCGGGACATTCCCATCCCAAAACAAAATACTATCGAAGCTTGAAGGAAAAACTGAGGCTTGCGCAGCTTGAACCGGCAGAGACCCAGACGTTATTGAAGGTGAATAATGAGTAACTGGTTTTTGCATATAGCACTCCATGCAACAATATTAATTCCATTAAATAGACAGAACAAAAGTTATGCCGCAACAACATAGCAATTTCAACACTTCAATATTTACTGCATGCATCGCGCGAAAAATAGCATTAGGCCCAAACAACCTCTGCGGCTTCCAGCAAAATCTTCACCGTTGGCCATTCCGTTGCACGATGGTTGTGACTTGATAGATGTGAT includes:
- a CDS encoding S-type pyocin domain-containing protein — protein: MIIVELLQRVTMHGSWHDAILHIGVDALSLDRETIAEFFASDVESERDDEVRLSFYEEFLLSLTAAYVKRILIEAVRILEDASATADAEIHRALARGEVAYTYRLPIGHGEEAGTVAGAIAIHFADGWTFGARIQGGIRLLAGLGEALISRATAVGIGALFYSPALANGERFPQTALKLPGTTFLPKLPSNLNEIAAAEGTIDLPYRIYGDLNQYTLVATPAGGSVSEKVPVRALTFDPTTSSYSFTSNDTPPIILSFPIIHLGNGSTTSPARPAQVPTYTGVTLSPLLVQPETLPAVELPDFRDCIYCFPIESGLPPIYVVFNSPYEGATTRGKYSGRLFNPAKAGGPILDLDWTSAAVTQTGIDLVKLHTGRFRSSDANAIMIDRLKKILLGELVITDVDKRFYTHEIRELERFRALGVADGVNSDDGVIWNNTHAATLEDYKVKDAFELLYTPDALEADEKQREREYKELGGIK